A window from Larimichthys crocea isolate SSNF chromosome XXIII, L_crocea_2.0, whole genome shotgun sequence encodes these proteins:
- the irf9 gene encoding LOW QUALITY PROTEIN: interferon regulatory factor 9 (The sequence of the model RefSeq protein was modified relative to this genomic sequence to represent the inferred CDS: inserted 1 base in 1 codon), which translates to MAAGRTRSTRRXRSWIVEQVSSGKYPGLVWDDDAKTMFRIPWKHAGKQDFRKDEDAAIFKAWAEFKGKLTDGDQDNPASWKTRLRCALNKSPEFDEVMDRAQLDISEPYKVYRLVPISEQGVVVPEKKFNKIKAPKRSKRRRRSSSSSESDSDDGSKVKQIKTEAATSQLFVEEALQRIENPVLTEELTQHISSMQTEVVDEITLDVRIEESVPAQTGVQDSFCVVVHYLGQEVLRREIQGTDVRITYLPSSPAPPTPAILKNRFPRIPLPEPPSTLQTGGELQALFTLLPFMDKGVVLTSTPQGVYGKRFCQGRVFWTGPHTTEPGLHKMERNTAPVLLFSKDAFKQQLDHFRSNGGEPPQCGITLCFGEELSNSEDPSRKLIIVQITLPWAEQQVQNTQSIFDSIHILQSLASQSPLGEITLNLVTVPSPTSETITCGST; encoded by the exons atGGCAGCAGGCAGAACGCGCTCCACACGCA CGCGCTCCTGGATCGTCGAACAG GTCAGCAGTGGGAAATATCCGGGCCTGGTGTGGGACGACGACGCCAAGACCATGTTCCGCATCCCGTGGAAACACGCCGGCAAACAGGACTTCCGGAAAGACGAGGACGCCGCCATCTTCAAG gcgTGGGCCGAGTTCAAAGGGAAGCTGACGGACGGGGATCAGGACAACCCGGCGTCCTGGAAGACCCGTCTGCGCTGCGCCCTCAACAAGAGTCCGGAGTTTGACGAGGTGATGGATCGAGCCCAGCTGGACATCTCGGAGCCGTACAAGGTCTACCGCCTGGTGCCCATCAGCGAGCAGG GCGTGGTAGTCCCTGAGAAGAagttcaacaaaataaaagcccccaAGAGGTcgaaaaggaggaggaggagcagcagcagcagcgaatCGGACAGCGACGACGGCAGTAAGGTGAAGCAGATAAAGACGGAGGCGGCCACGTCGCAGCTG TTTGTCGAAGAGGCTCTGCAGCGGATCGAAAACCCCGTCCTGACTGAAGAGCTGACTCAACACATCTCCTCCATGCAGACAGAAG TGGTCGATGAGATCACGTTGGACGTGCGGATCGAGGAGAGCGTCCCCGCTCAGACAGGAG TCCAGGACTCCTTCTGCGTGGTGGTTCATTATTTAGGTCAGGAGGTCCTCAGACGTGAAATCCAAGGCACCGACGTCCGGATAACGTACCTGCCTTCCTCTCCCGCCCCGCCGACTCCGGCCATCCTGAAGAACAGGTTTCCACGCATCCCGCTGCCCGAGCCGCCCTCCACGCTGCAGACCGGCGGCGAGCTGCAGGCCCTGTTCACCCTGCTGCCCTTCATGGATAAAGGGGTGGTGCTGACCTCCACGCCGCAGGGGGTCTACGGCAAACGGTTCTGCCAAGGGCGGGTGTTCTGGACGGGCCCGCACACGACCGAACCGGGGCTGCACAAGATGGAGAGGAACACGGCCCCGGTGCTGCTCTTCAGTAAAGACGCCTTCAAACAAC AGCTGGACCACTTCCGTTCAAACGGCGGCGAGCCTCCTCAGTGCGGCATCACGCTGTGCTTCGGAGAGGAGCTGAGCAACTCCGAGGACCCGTCCAGAAAACTCATCATCGTTCAG ATCACTTTACCGTGGGCGGAGCAGCAGGTCCAGAACACTCAGTCCATCTTCGACTCCATCCACATCCTCCAGTCTCTGGCCAGTCAGTCTCCGCTCGGGGAAATAACTCTAAACCTGGTCACCGTGCCCTCGCCGACGTCCGAGACGATCACCTGCGGGTCCACCTGA
- the emc9 gene encoding ER membrane protein complex subunit 9, with translation MGEVELSCRAYVKMYLHSCLFPRCSINGLLLSSSPTGGAVCVTDCVPLLHSHLPLAPITQLALTQVDVWCSQTQQRIVGYYQANACVSDSSPTPCALKIADKISEQFDNAVLLMLDGSKMSPDYRVPPIVMYERKDSRWMLKDKHTIMLRHWEETQAIASQMLESGDHALLVDFDSHLDDITKDWTNQKLNTKIAELASPANGSM, from the exons ATGGGCGAGGTGGAGCTCTCGTGTCGGGCTTATGTGAAGATGTACCTGCACTCGTGCCTGTTCCCACGGTGCAGCATCAACGGGCTGCTGTTGTCGTCCAGCCCGACAGGCGGCGCCGTGTGCGTGACAGACTGCGTGCCCCTGCTCCACTCCCACCTGCCCCTGGCTCCCATCACTCAGCTGGCCCTCACACAG GTGGACGTGTGGTGTTCACAGACTCAGCAGAGGATAGTGGGATACTATCAAGCCAACGCTTGTGTTTCAGATAGCAG CCCGACGCCGTGCGCGCTGAAGATCGCCGATAAGATTTCTGAGCAGTTCGACAACGCGGTTTTGTTAATG CTCGACGGCAGTAAAATGTCTCCAGACTATCGAGTTCCTCCCATCGTGATGTACGAGCGCAAAGATTCCAGATGGATgctcaaagacaaacacac gatAATGCTGCGACACTGGGAGGAGACTCAGGCGATAGCCAGTCAGATGCTGGAGTCCGGCGACCACGCGCTATTGGTGGATTTTGACAGCCACTTGGACGACATAACAAAGGACTGGACCAATCAGAAACTGAACACCAAGATAGCGGAGCTCGCCTCGCCGGCCAACGGCAGCATGTAG